The Rhipicephalus sanguineus isolate Rsan-2018 chromosome 7, BIME_Rsan_1.4, whole genome shotgun sequence genome includes a window with the following:
- the LOC119398908 gene encoding endothelin-converting enzyme 1 has protein sequence MNAETDVTAQRKSPRGSCTSSPSPRKSSSPKKQREPSGQQGPLDERPKAERSASESPADGDSSHAHRRSDSIGSSLLAHMHSLAFQCEDDQHHASASTWRSTAAAFRSWARSMAPLFVALLAAFVLVAFFVGSSIARKVHPEALQASGCTSRDCIEHMARLYNELNTSIDPCWDPVAYVCGNVRWDSDLVSDALTDMLTRWYHHGAAFLEQRRKSPVSALYQACMSRGSDTDKRPREILEFLRGRGLPWPRRSIDFGFDKDALDVILDLLINWGVSSIMELSLRKLPGDTRYSLCMSYNHITLRRASWFNYSKVEGRRLKYVQTMYHLYGAGDTPLAQMRDLVADEERFLRIAFHALASANRVVMKLRMVHLDLLTPNVSSDRWLEYLNKHLRPHRLLPNDNLLVVDKVVTTTTNALFESITAYPTSQGGITPEIYFLLVIPLHLRFSNADLLEQVAWGFIDKYSFANSYAAAVATYGDEEAVARFNPGMCYMLTENRYRKRLFFERSAALGGSLFMGNVSAIFEDLRNTTQRLISGAATWIDPQARNEAAAIVSLTHFEPFRSANNTSLETLPRQFHSPFDGWMKAAELHRRTFPGWPLNDSMLHRHGMYSFPVEYEYWWNTLYVNPAMAAAPFFYIGAPPSVNYGGFGASVAGQLVRGFDTQIGSFLDSKRSVRSWMSRKTRKVFEDKVSCANGRYSVLMNVAAAQIAYRAFREQYADEPSRYVVGKNVSLTPDMLFFVTLCRTMCGVGEMCSRVLRNMAAFGRAFSCKPHAPMNPSRKCSFFEQA, from the exons ATGAATGCCGAAACCGACGTCACGGCGCAGAGAAAATCGCCTCGCGGCTCTTGCACCAGCTCACCGTCGCCGCGGAAGAGCTCCTCGCCGAAGAAGCAACGGGAACCGTCTGGGCAGCAGGGGCCCCTGGACGAGCGTCCCAAAGCCGAGCGCAGCGCTTCAGAAAGCCCCGCGGACGGCGACTCCAGCCATGCACACAGGCGTAGCGACTCCATTGGCAGCTCGTTGCTGGCTCACATGCATAGCCTG GCCTTTCAGTGTGAGGATGACCAGCATCATGCCAGCGCGTCCACCTGGCGGAGTACAGCGGCGGCGTTCCGGTCGTGGGCACGCAGCATGGCACCCCTCTTCGTAGCGCTCCTCGCCGCCTTTGTGCTCGTCGCCTTCTTCGTGGGCTCGTCGATTGCACGCAAAGTACACCCGGAGGCCCTCCAGGCTAGTGGCTGCACGTCCAG AGACTGCATAGAGCACATGGCACGCCTGTACAACGAGCTGAACACCAGCATCGACCCGTGTTGGGACCCGGTGGCCTACGTGTGTGGCAATGTGCGCTGGGACAGCGATCTCGTGTCGGACGCGCTCACCGACATGCTAACGCGCTGGTACCATCACGGTGCCGCCTTTCTCGAACAGCGAAGAAAGTCGC CCGTGTCGGCGCTGTACCAGGCTTGCATGTCACGGGGCAGCGACACCGACAAGCGCCCCAGGGAGATCCTGGAATTTCTTAGGGGTCGAGGACTACCATGGCCCCGCAGGTCCATAGACTTCGGCTTTGACAAAGACGCCTTGGATGTGATCCTCGACCTTCTCATCAACTGGGGCGTCAGTTCCATTATGGAGTTAAGCCTCAGGAAACTGCCAGGCGACACGAG GTACAGCCTGTGTATGAGTTACAATCACATCACTCTCCGGCGCGCCTCATGGTTCAACTACTCCAAGGTGGAAGGCCGTCGGCTCAAGTACGTGCAGACCATGTACCACCTGTACGGGGCAGGCGACACTCCGCTGGCCCAGATGCGTGACCTGGTGGCTGACGAGGAAAGGTTCCTGCGCATTGCCTTCCATGCCCTCGCTAGCGCCAACCGTGTCGTCATGAAACTGCGCATGGTTCACCTGGACCTGCTTACGCCCAACGTAAGCAGCGACCGTTGGCTGGAATACCTCAACAAGCACCTCCGTCCACACCGCTTGCTGCCCAACGACAACCTCCTGGTAGTCGACAAGGTCGTCACCACGACGACCAACGCGCTTTTCGAGAG CATCACTGCTTATCCAACTTCGCAGGGTGGAATTACTCCCGAAATTTATTTTTTGCTCGTTATCCCGCTGCACTTAAGGTTCAGCAACGCAGACCTGCTGGAGCAAGTGGCGTGGGGCTTCATCGACAAGTACTCGTTCGCCAATTCGTACGCGGCAGCCGTGGCGACGTACGGCGACGAAGAGGCCGTGGCTCGCTTCAATCCCGGCATGTGCTACATGCTCACCGAGAACCGCTACCGGAAGAGGCTTTTCTTCGAGAGGAGCGCGGCGCTCGGAGGCTCCCTTTTCATGGGCAACGTAAGCGCCATCTTCGAAGACCTGCGCAACACAACCCAGCGGCTGATCTCCGGCGCAGCAACATGGATTGACCCACAAGCGCGAAACGAGGCGGCAGCCATAGTGAGTCTGACGCACTTCGAGCCCTTCAGGTCCGCCAACAATACTTCCCTGGAGACCTTGCCACGCCAGTTCCACTCACCGTTCGATGGTTGGATGAAG GCTGCCGAACTGCACCGTCGCACGTTCCCTGGCTGGCCCCTGAACGACAGCATGCTTCACCGTCATGGCATGTACTCTTTTCCTGTGGAATACGAGTACTGGTGGAACACGCTGTACGTGAACCCTGCCATGGCGGCGGCGCCCTTTTTCTACATCGGGGCACCGCCTTCGGTCAACTACGGAGGCTTCGGCGCGTCCGTTGCTGGGCAACTGGTCAGAGGCTTTGATACGCAG ATCGGCTCGTTCCTGGACTCTAAGAGATCCGTGAGAAGCTGGATGTCGAGGAAAACGCGCAAGGTGTTCGAGGACAAGGTCAGCTGCGCGAACGGCAGATACAGCGTGCTCATGAACGTGGCCGCCGCCCAGATAGCGTACCGGGCGTTTCGGGAGCAGTATGCGGATGAACCGAGCCGCTACGTCGTCGGCAAGAATGTCTCTTTGACGCCGGACATGCTCTTCTTCGTGACACTCTGCCGCACCATGTGCGGCGTGGGCGAAATGTGCTCCAGGGTCCTCAGAAACATGGCCGCGTTCGGACGCGCCTTCTCTTGCAAGCCACATGCGCCCATGAACCCCAGCAGGAAGTGCTCTTTCTTCGAACAGGCGTGA